One segment of Neisseria mucosa DNA contains the following:
- a CDS encoding Na+/H+ antiporter NhaC family protein, with the protein MQLINYSNSILSIVPAAIALALAIATRRVLLSLGVGIIVGSFLLVGGNPLDALVHLKDMAVSLTWADGDWSLGKPKILLFLVLLGIFTSLLTHSGSNQAFADWAKQHIKGRRGAKLLTACLVFVTFIDDYFHSLAVGAIARPVTDKFKVSRAKLAYILDSTAAPMCVLMPVSSWGASIIATLAGLLVTYNITGYTPMGAFVAMSLMNYYAVFALIMVFVVAWFSFDIGSMARLERAALNEIHDETVDTGHPNGHVFALIVPVLVLIAATVSAMIYTGAQASETFSLLSAFENTDVNTSLVFGGTCGVLAVILCTIGTIKTSDYPKAVWQGIISMRGAIIILILAWIISTVVSEMHTGEYLSTLVAGNIHAGFLPVILFLLAGVMAFATGTSWGTFGIMLPIAAAMAVKVEPALIIPCMSAVMAGAVFGDHCSPISDTTILSSTGAHCNHIDHVTSQFPYALTVAASAAIGYLILGMTGSAPLGFVVTGIVMVVLIFILKDKNKATA; encoded by the coding sequence ATGCAACTTATTAATTATTCAAATTCTATTTTATCCATCGTCCCGGCAGCCATTGCGCTCGCCTTGGCCATTGCCACACGCCGTGTATTGCTGTCCTTGGGTGTCGGCATTATCGTCGGCTCATTCCTGCTGGTAGGCGGTAATCCGCTTGATGCCTTGGTTCACTTGAAAGACATGGCCGTCAGCCTGACTTGGGCGGACGGCGATTGGTCTTTGGGCAAACCCAAAATCCTGCTCTTCTTAGTGCTTTTGGGGATTTTCACTTCCCTGCTGACGCATTCCGGCAGTAACCAAGCATTTGCCGATTGGGCAAAACAGCACATCAAAGGCCGCCGCGGTGCGAAGCTGCTGACTGCCTGCCTGGTATTCGTTACCTTTATTGATGACTATTTCCACAGTCTTGCCGTCGGCGCGATTGCCCGCCCTGTAACCGACAAATTCAAAGTTTCCCGTGCCAAACTGGCTTACATCCTGGACTCCACTGCCGCACCGATGTGCGTTTTGATGCCGGTATCCAGCTGGGGCGCATCGATTATTGCTACTTTGGCCGGCCTTTTGGTAACGTACAACATCACAGGCTACACACCGATGGGCGCATTCGTGGCCATGAGCCTGATGAATTACTATGCCGTCTTCGCATTGATTATGGTGTTTGTCGTTGCCTGGTTCTCTTTCGATATCGGCTCAATGGCTCGCTTGGAACGCGCCGCTTTAAACGAAATTCATGATGAAACCGTTGACACCGGCCATCCCAACGGCCACGTATTCGCGCTGATTGTACCGGTTTTGGTACTGATCGCCGCCACGGTTTCCGCCATGATTTACACAGGTGCGCAAGCTTCTGAAACCTTCTCTTTGCTCAGCGCATTTGAAAATACCGATGTGAACACTTCCCTCGTGTTCGGCGGCACTTGCGGCGTATTGGCCGTCATCCTCTGTACCATCGGCACCATCAAAACCAGTGATTACCCCAAAGCCGTTTGGCAGGGCATCATCTCTATGCGCGGTGCCATTATCATCTTGATTTTGGCATGGATCATCAGCACCGTTGTCAGCGAAATGCACACCGGCGAATACCTCTCTACCTTGGTGGCAGGCAATATCCACGCAGGCTTCCTGCCCGTGATTTTATTTCTGCTCGCAGGCGTGATGGCCTTCGCTACCGGTACAAGCTGGGGTACATTCGGCATCATGTTGCCGATTGCCGCCGCCATGGCTGTCAAAGTCGAACCAGCGCTGATTATCCCCTGCATGTCCGCCGTCATGGCCGGTGCCGTATTTGGCGACCACTGCTCGCCGATTTCCGACACCACCATCCTCTCTTCTACCGGCGCACACTGTAACCACATCGACCACGTTACCTCGCAATTCCCTTACGCACTGACCGTTGCCGCCTCTGCCGCTATCGGCTACCTGATTTTAGGCATGACCGGCTCTGCGCCTTTAGGTTTTGTGGTAACCGGTATCGTGATGGTTGTGTTGATTTTCATCTTAAAAGACAAGAACAAAGCAACTGCCTAA
- a CDS encoding amino acid ABC transporter permease yields the protein MDFRFDIIYEYRWMFLYGVLTTLGLTVVATAGGSVLGLLLALARLINPEKAGAPMRALAWVLRKISFWYVTLFRGTPLFVQIVIWAYVWFPFFVHPADGVLISGEAAVDLRRSYGALIAGSLALVANSGAYICEIFRAGIQSIDKGQMEAARSLGLTYTQAMRYVILPQALRRMLPPLASEFITLLKDSSLLSVIGVAELAYVQSTITGRYSVYEEPLYTIALIYLVLTSVLGWVFLRLESRYNPQHR from the coding sequence ATGGATTTTCGTTTTGATATTATTTATGAATACCGCTGGATGTTTTTATACGGTGTGTTGACGACCCTGGGACTGACGGTGGTTGCAACGGCAGGCGGCTCGGTTTTGGGTTTGCTGCTGGCATTGGCGCGTTTGATCAATCCGGAAAAAGCCGGTGCACCGATGCGTGCTTTGGCTTGGGTATTGCGTAAGATTTCTTTTTGGTATGTGACGCTGTTCCGCGGTACGCCATTGTTTGTACAAATTGTGATTTGGGCTTATGTTTGGTTCCCATTTTTCGTTCACCCGGCCGACGGTGTGCTGATTAGCGGCGAAGCAGCTGTTGATCTGCGCCGTTCTTATGGCGCGCTAATTGCCGGCTCTTTGGCTTTGGTTGCGAACTCGGGTGCGTATATTTGTGAAATTTTCCGTGCCGGTATTCAATCAATTGATAAAGGCCAAATGGAAGCTGCACGTTCTTTGGGTCTGACCTATACTCAGGCAATGCGTTATGTGATTTTGCCTCAAGCGTTGCGCCGTATGTTGCCGCCACTGGCCAGTGAATTTATTACTTTGTTGAAAGACAGCTCATTGTTGTCCGTCATCGGCGTGGCTGAGTTGGCTTATGTACAAAGCACGATTACCGGCCGCTATTCTGTCTATGAAGAACCGCTTTATACGATTGCGCTGATTTATTTGGTGCTGACAAGCGTTTTGGGTTGGGTATTCCTGCGATTGGAAAGCCGTTACAATCCGCAACACCGTTAA
- a CDS encoding DegQ family serine endoprotease, producing the protein MNIKTNTYLALAVLSASLLSGCDKVSTFFGKDENKELVQRIETNTDDGKVGMLLPDFAQLVQNEGQAVVNIQATPAKRTATPDDDHSMDLSQFPDNDPFYEFFKRLVPNMPDMPQEDTESDALNFGSGFIISKDGYILTNTHVVAGMGNIKVLLNDKREYTAKLVGSDAQSDVALLKIEPQEDLPVVKIGNPKDLKPGEWVAAIGAPFGFDNSVTSGIVSAKGRSLPNENYTPFIQTDVAINPGNSGGPLFNLRGQVVGINSQIYSRSGGFMGISFAIPIDVAMNVADQLKANGKVQRGQLGVVIQEVSYDLAKSFGLDKASGALIAKIMPNSAAQQAGLQVGDIVRSVNGEEVRASSDLPVMVGSIMPGKEVTLSIWRGGKQTDVKVKLGSAAEQTETSAKETEHPQHDGGHDGFTVENAGLTLQVENADGKQRLIVLRVSGAAERAGLKRGDEIIAVSQISVNDESTFRSALESSGKNVPLLVQREGNTLFLALNLQ; encoded by the coding sequence GTGAATATTAAAACAAACACATATCTGGCCCTCGCTGTCCTCTCAGCTTCCCTTCTTTCAGGTTGCGACAAAGTCAGCACCTTTTTTGGCAAAGACGAAAACAAAGAACTCGTCCAACGCATAGAAACCAATACCGATGACGGAAAAGTCGGCATGTTGTTGCCCGACTTCGCCCAACTGGTGCAAAACGAAGGACAGGCCGTCGTCAATATTCAAGCGACACCGGCAAAACGCACTGCGACACCGGATGACGACCACAGCATGGACCTGAGCCAATTCCCCGACAACGATCCATTTTACGAGTTCTTCAAGCGCCTTGTTCCCAATATGCCCGACATGCCGCAAGAAGATACCGAAAGCGACGCTTTGAATTTCGGTTCCGGCTTTATTATCAGCAAAGACGGTTATATCCTGACCAATACCCACGTGGTTGCCGGCATGGGCAACATTAAAGTCCTGCTCAACGACAAACGCGAATACACGGCCAAACTGGTCGGCTCAGACGCCCAATCCGACGTTGCCCTCTTGAAAATCGAGCCGCAAGAAGATTTGCCGGTTGTCAAAATCGGTAATCCGAAAGATTTGAAACCGGGTGAATGGGTAGCAGCCATCGGCGCGCCTTTCGGCTTTGACAACAGCGTAACTTCAGGCATCGTCTCCGCCAAAGGTCGCAGCCTGCCGAATGAAAACTACACGCCGTTCATCCAAACCGACGTTGCCATCAACCCAGGCAACTCTGGTGGCCCGTTATTCAACCTCCGCGGCCAAGTAGTCGGCATCAACTCGCAAATTTACAGCCGCAGCGGCGGTTTCATGGGCATTTCGTTTGCTATTCCGATTGATGTTGCCATGAATGTGGCCGATCAATTGAAAGCCAACGGCAAAGTCCAACGCGGTCAATTAGGCGTGGTTATTCAAGAAGTTTCTTATGATTTGGCCAAATCTTTCGGTTTGGACAAAGCAAGCGGCGCGCTGATTGCCAAAATCATGCCGAACAGCGCAGCGCAACAAGCCGGTTTGCAAGTCGGCGATATTGTCCGCAGCGTAAACGGAGAAGAAGTCCGCGCCTCCAGCGATTTGCCGGTCATGGTCGGCTCGATTATGCCGGGTAAAGAAGTGACTTTGAGCATTTGGCGCGGTGGCAAACAAACCGATGTCAAAGTCAAACTTGGCAGTGCAGCCGAGCAAACGGAAACATCGGCCAAAGAGACCGAACACCCGCAACACGATGGCGGCCATGACGGATTTACCGTTGAAAACGCAGGCCTGACTTTGCAGGTTGAAAACGCAGACGGCAAACAACGCTTGATCGTTCTGCGCGTTAGCGGTGCGGCCGAACGTGCCGGCCTCAAACGCGGCGACGAAATCATTGCCGTCAGCCAAATCAGCGTCAATGACGAATCCACTTTCCGTAGCGCATTGGAAAGCTCAGGCAAAAACGTACCGCTTTTGGTACAACGCGAAGGCAATACTTTGTTCCTCGCGCTAAATCTACAGTAG
- the nagZ gene encoding beta-N-acetylhexosaminidase, translated as MNTPHLPRGPVMADVAAYHLTEEEKQRLLDPAVGGVILFRRNFENVSQLKALVQEIKAVRTPELIIAVDHEGGRVQRFIDGFTRLPAMNVLGEIWDNEGQEAACAQAEQVGWVLATELSACGIDLSFTPVLDLDWGQCAVIGNRSFHRDANIVTQLALALQKGLNKGGMKSCGKHFPGHGFVEGDSHHVLPCDERSREALEAADLIPFRALSQAGMAAVMPAHVVYPQIDSQPAGFSEKWLKQILRQEIGFNGVIFSDDLTMEGACGVGGIKERARLSFEAGCDIVLVCNRPDLVDELRDGFHSPANADLAARWQYMANTLTVQEAADIMATEAFQAAQQATAKLATPKDIAGGVKVGEAF; from the coding sequence ATGAATACGCCCCATCTTCCACGCGGCCCCGTCATGGCCGACGTCGCCGCCTACCATCTGACCGAAGAAGAAAAACAACGTCTGCTCGACCCTGCCGTCGGTGGCGTTATTTTGTTCCGCCGCAACTTTGAAAACGTCTCCCAGCTCAAAGCTTTGGTTCAAGAAATCAAAGCCGTCCGCACCCCTGAACTCATCATCGCCGTCGACCACGAAGGCGGACGGGTTCAACGTTTTATTGACGGCTTCACCCGCCTGCCGGCCATGAACGTATTGGGCGAAATTTGGGACAACGAAGGCCAAGAAGCCGCCTGCGCCCAAGCAGAACAAGTCGGCTGGGTTTTGGCAACCGAACTCTCCGCCTGCGGTATCGACCTATCCTTCACGCCTGTATTGGATTTGGACTGGGGTCAATGCGCCGTTATCGGCAACCGCAGTTTCCACCGCGACGCCAACATCGTGACCCAGCTTGCCCTTGCCTTACAAAAAGGCCTGAACAAAGGCGGCATGAAATCTTGCGGTAAACACTTCCCCGGCCACGGCTTTGTCGAAGGTGACAGCCATCACGTTCTGCCTTGCGACGAACGCAGCCGCGAAGCGCTCGAAGCCGCCGACCTTATCCCCTTCCGCGCACTGAGCCAGGCAGGCATGGCCGCAGTCATGCCTGCCCACGTTGTATACCCGCAAATTGACAGCCAACCTGCCGGCTTCTCCGAAAAATGGCTGAAACAAATCCTGCGCCAAGAAATCGGATTTAACGGCGTTATCTTTTCAGACGACCTGACCATGGAAGGCGCATGCGGTGTCGGCGGTATTAAAGAACGCGCGCGACTTTCTTTTGAAGCAGGCTGCGATATTGTACTGGTGTGCAACCGTCCGGACTTGGTCGATGAATTGCGAGACGGTTTTCACTCGCCGGCAAACGCCGACTTGGCCGCACGTTGGCAATACATGGCCAACACATTGACCGTACAAGAAGCTGCCGACATCATGGCAACCGAAGCATTCCAAGCCGCCCAACAGGCGACCGCCAAACTGGCAACGCCCAAAGACATCGCAGGCGGTGTCAAAGTCGGCGAAGCATTCTGA
- the yegQ gene encoding tRNA 5-hydroxyuridine modification protein YegQ produces the protein MKAPELLLPAGGLERMRAAYDYGADAVYAGSPRYSLRARNNEFAKLDVLEQGIKEAHERNKKFFLTVNTLPHNSKLKTFVSDMEPLIAMKPDALIMADPGLIMTVREKWPEMPIHLSVQANTTNYWGVKFWQNIGVERIILSRELSMEEIAEIRQECPDIELEVFIHGALCIAYSGRCLLSGYFNHRDPNQGTCTNSCRWDYKVHNAVESDAGDAQLLQGFNFEKAQEEANQNFEGINGQKRHPYADKVFLIEESNRPGEMMPIMEDEHGTYIMNSKDLRGIEVVEKLAKIGVDSLKVEGRTKSLYYVARVAQSYRKAIDDAVAGRPFDYSLLSELEGLANRGYTSGFLERHQTQDYQNYLTGHSIAKQSQYVGHVTEIDENGWATIEVKNRFAVGDSLEIIHPSGNQTIKLEQMTRKGQPVDVAPGNGIQVKIPNMQGKEKALVARIMNP, from the coding sequence ATGAAAGCACCCGAACTCTTATTACCGGCAGGCGGCCTCGAACGCATGCGTGCCGCCTACGATTACGGCGCAGATGCCGTTTACGCTGGCAGCCCGCGTTACTCCCTGCGCGCCCGCAACAACGAATTTGCCAAACTCGACGTTCTCGAGCAAGGCATTAAAGAAGCGCACGAGCGCAACAAAAAATTCTTCCTGACCGTCAACACGCTGCCGCACAACTCCAAGCTCAAAACCTTCGTTTCCGATATGGAACCCTTGATTGCCATGAAACCCGACGCGCTGATTATGGCGGATCCGGGTTTGATCATGACCGTGCGCGAAAAATGGCCGGAAATGCCGATTCACCTGTCCGTTCAGGCAAACACCACCAACTACTGGGGCGTGAAATTCTGGCAAAACATCGGTGTCGAACGCATTATTCTGTCGCGTGAATTGAGCATGGAAGAAATCGCCGAAATCCGCCAAGAATGCCCCGACATCGAACTCGAAGTCTTCATTCACGGCGCATTGTGTATCGCCTACTCCGGCCGCTGTCTGCTCTCCGGCTACTTCAACCACCGCGACCCCAACCAAGGCACCTGCACCAACTCTTGCCGTTGGGACTACAAGGTCCACAACGCCGTCGAAAGCGACGCGGGCGATGCCCAGCTTCTGCAAGGTTTCAACTTTGAAAAAGCCCAAGAAGAAGCCAACCAAAACTTCGAAGGCATCAACGGTCAAAAACGCCATCCCTACGCCGACAAAGTTTTCCTGATTGAAGAGTCCAACCGCCCGGGCGAAATGATGCCGATTATGGAAGACGAACACGGCACCTACATCATGAACTCCAAAGACCTTCGCGGCATCGAAGTGGTTGAGAAACTGGCCAAAATCGGCGTGGACAGCCTCAAAGTCGAAGGCCGTACCAAATCGCTCTATTATGTTGCACGCGTGGCCCAGTCCTACCGCAAAGCGATTGACGATGCCGTTGCAGGCCGTCCGTTTGATTACAGCCTGTTGAGCGAACTCGAAGGCCTTGCCAACCGCGGCTACACCAGCGGCTTCCTCGAGCGCCACCAAACTCAGGATTACCAAAACTACCTGACCGGCCACTCCATCGCCAAACAAAGCCAATATGTCGGCCACGTTACCGAAATCGATGAAAACGGCTGGGCGACCATCGAAGTTAAAAACCGCTTTGCAGTCGGCGATTCACTCGAAATCATCCACCCGAGCGGCAACCAAACCATCAAATTGGAACAAATGACCCGCAAAGGCCAGCCTGTCGATGTTGCCCCAGGCAACGGCATTCAGGTCAAAATCCCCAATATGCAGGGCAAAGAAAAAGCTTTGGTTGCGCGGATTATGAATCCTTAA